AAGTTGCACCAGATGTACAAGGACCTACATCTCTTTATTTTTTTAAGACTAGTGTAGAACCTCATATTGGCGAAGTTTCTTATTTCAAAGTGATGAATGGAAAAGTGAAAGAAGGAGAAGATCTAGTGAATTCGAATAAGGGGTCAAAAGAACGCATTACACAATTATATGTGGTTGCCGGATCGAATCGGATAAAAGTCAATGAATTGTCTGCCGGGGATATTGGAGCTACTGTGAAGCTGAAAGATGTGAAGACAGGAAATACTTTAAATGGAAAAGGTGTCGATCATAAATTCAATTTTATTAAATACCCTGATTTTAAATATACTAGAGCAATAAAGCCTGTTAATGAATCGGACGTTGAAAAGATGATGACTATTCTTCACCGGATGCGCGAAGAAGATCCTACATGGGTAGTGGAGCAGTCGAAAGAATTAAAGCAGACTTTGGTTCATGGGCAAGGGGAGTTTCATTTGCGTACATTAAAATGGCGTTTAGAGAATAATGAGAAGCTTCAAGTGAAATTTGAAGAGCCCAAGATTCCTTATAGAGAAACTATAACAAAAGCTGCTAGAGCAGATTATAGGCATAAAAAACAATCGGGAGGGGCAGGACAATTTGGAGAGGTTCACCTCATTGTCGAGCCTTACAAAGAAGGTATGTCTATTCCTGATACTTACAGATTTAATGGACAAGAATTTAAAATTACAGTTCGTGGAAAAGAAGAGGTTGCACTTGATTGGGGAGGGAAATTAGTTTTTGTTAATAGCATTGTTGGAGGTTCAATTGATTCTCGATTTATGCCTGCTATTTTGAAAGGCGTTATGGCTCGTATGGAGCAGGGACCGTTGACCGGTTCATATGCTCGTGATGTTCTGGTTATTGTCTATGATGGTAAAATGCATCCAGTTGATTCTAATGAAATATCTTTTATGCTTGCCGGCCGAAATGCCTTTAGTGAAGCTTTTAAAAATGCAGGGCCTAAAATATTGGAGCCGATCTATGATGTGGAAGTATTTGTTCCCTCTGATAAAATGGGAGATGTAATGGGGGATCTCCAGGGGCGAAGAGCTCTTATTATGGGTATGAACAGTGAAAAAGGATTTGAAAAGTTGGTAGCTAAAGTTCCGTTAAAAGAGATGTCTTCTTATTCTACCTCTTTAAGTTCTCTAACAGGAGGTCGAGCCTCTTTTATTATGAAATTTGCCAGCTATGAACTTGTTCCGACGGATTTGCAAGAGAAATTAATGACTGCTTTTGAAGTGAAGCATACAGACGAATAGTCTTTTCAAAATGAAATAGAAACCACTAATTTACTCACATCGGAGGAATTAGTGGTTTTTTTAGTTGTCCTGGTGAACATTTATTTAAATGCGTTTAATTTTTAATTTTTTATTAATTTAGCAAACTAAAAGTCTTCTCTTATTGTTATAACCACCAAAACACTATATAAAAGTAACATTTGGGTTAATTAACGAAAATTTGCGGTTAAAACAGGTTAATTCATTAGGAGTGTTAATTAGTGAATGTTAATTTTGTTGCTATGAAAAAGTCAACAATATGGATATTGGGTATTG
This is a stretch of genomic DNA from uncultured Bacteroides sp.. It encodes these proteins:
- a CDS encoding elongation factor G, which codes for MKVYQTTEIKNIALLGSSGSGKTTLVEAMLFESGVIKRRGSVAAKNTVSDYFPVEQEYGYSVFSTVFHVEWNNKKLNLIDCPGADDFVGGVVTALNVTDTAILLLNGQYGVEVGTQNHFRYTEKFNKPVIFLVNQLDNDKCDYDNILEQLKEAYGNKVVPIQYPVSTGSGFNALIDVLLMKKYSWGPEGGAPVIEDIPSEEMDKAMAMHKALVEAAAENDEALMELFFEKETLAEDEMREGIRKGLAARGIFPVFCTCAGKDMGTRRLMEFLGNVVPFVSDMPNVVDTEGIEVAPDVQGPTSLYFFKTSVEPHIGEVSYFKVMNGKVKEGEDLVNSNKGSKERITQLYVVAGSNRIKVNELSAGDIGATVKLKDVKTGNTLNGKGVDHKFNFIKYPDFKYTRAIKPVNESDVEKMMTILHRMREEDPTWVVEQSKELKQTLVHGQGEFHLRTLKWRLENNEKLQVKFEEPKIPYRETITKAARADYRHKKQSGGAGQFGEVHLIVEPYKEGMSIPDTYRFNGQEFKITVRGKEEVALDWGGKLVFVNSIVGGSIDSRFMPAILKGVMARMEQGPLTGSYARDVLVIVYDGKMHPVDSNEISFMLAGRNAFSEAFKNAGPKILEPIYDVEVFVPSDKMGDVMGDLQGRRALIMGMNSEKGFEKLVAKVPLKEMSSYSTSLSSLTGGRASFIMKFASYELVPTDLQEKLMTAFEVKHTDE